The following is a genomic window from Candidatus Latescibacter sp..
CGCTTCAGGCTTTTGTGGCAGGATTCGAAAATGTGTTTGGCGGAAAGCCCGCGGTCGTTTACTTCGAGAGACATGGGCCAGAAGGTCTTGGTGAGGATAAAGAGGGTATGCCGGGGAAACTCGGAAAGGTACTCTCCGAAAATCCGCTCGCCCTCCCCCCTGGCGTAGGCGTCGGCAGTATCGAAATAGTTGACCCCGTTATCATAAGCTTTACGGATGATATCACGGGAAACAATGTCATCCACCTTGAATCCCATGGTTACCCAATTCCCCAGACCTAGGGCGCTGAGTTTAACTCCCCATTTTCCCATCTTGCGGTATATCACAGTGAACACCTCCGTGTACAAAGTATCAGGTTGAATGTATCTCTTAAAATATAGTGTATTTACATCTTGTTTTCAAGCCAATTTCACACCTCTCGTTTCATGAAACGATGATGAAAAAATCCGCTCCGGCGCGATGAGCAAACTACTTGCCTCTTGTTAAAATATACTTTATTTTACCATACTGAAATCGCGCGGAGAGGTGACCGAGTAGGCCGAAGGTGCTCGCCTGCTAAGCGAGTTGTGGCCCAAAAGCTGCACCAGGGTTCGAATCCCTGCCTCTCCGCCAATAGGACAGTCCGCAACGCACCTGTTTAATAAATATTGGCTTCAGAGGGTTTACATGGCTACAAAAGCCCAGAAGATACGACTTTCCATATTTCTCATCCTTTCCGGCGCAGTTTTCCTCATTTTCTTTTTCATCCTGGTCGGAGGACAATTCCTCAAGAGAACGGATGCCTACCATATAATCTACCATGATATCTCCATCACCGGCCTGGAATCGGGGGCTTCGGTCAAGCTCAACGGTGTTCCGGTAGGCCGGGTCATCGGCCTTTTTGCAAAGAGCGCCGCCGAGGTGCAGGTCGACATTGAAGTTGCGCACGGCACCCCCATAGCCTCTGATACACAGGCCGTTCTCAATTACATCGGTGTTACCGGATTGAAATATGTCGAACTATCCGGAGGCACCGCTGCTGCGCCCGTGCTGCCTCCCGGCGGCAACATAAACGCCGGCCAGTCTCTGCTCGATATTGTTTCCGGCCAGGCCAATGTCATTATCGGCAAACTGGAAATGGCGCTCAATAACCTAAATGCCATGACCGGGCCGCAGACCACTCAGAATTTGCAGAATGGGCTCACTTCATTTGCCGGTGTAGCCGCTCAGCTTGATACCCTGTTCATGTTCAACCGCATTAACCTTACCTATGCCATCACCCATGCAGACACCGTGATGATGCAGCTTTCCGCCGCCGCAGTCAAGCTGGATAACGCTGTAACTACGGCAAACAATATATTGAAATCCGGCGATATTCAAACCACTGCCGCCAACCTGCGAAAGATTACCAATACTGTCCAGGCCAGGCTCGACAGCATGAAACTTGTCGAGCTCTCGAATGAACTCCGGAATGTGCTGGTCAACACGAATTCCATGGTGACCCACTATGATATTCTTGCAGTAAGGGGAAGGGATGATATCTTGCGAGCTTTAAGAAATATGGAGGAGGCTCTTGATAATTTCAGGGAAATCACCGACATCATCCGTGAAAATCCTTCGATTCTCATCAGGGGAAGGACCACCTCTCAGGACAGGCCGGAGTGACGGGGGAACGCATGAAAAAAACTATATCCTGGTATATTCTTATATTTTTTACTCTCCTCGGACTGGCGCTTTTCATCTCCTGCGGTTTTTTGGGAACAACCATTCCCACCAGGAGCTACTACATTATCAGCTATAATCCCCAGCCCAAAACTCCTCCCGGTTCTCTGCGACCTTACCCATATTCGTTGGAAGTAGAGCGTTTCTTTGTACAGCGAATTTTCAACAATCAGAAAATCGCCTACCGTTTTTCTCCGGAAGAGTTGCAATACTTTGAAAACGAGCAATGGGCGGTACGGCCGGAGTACATGATTGCCGATGTTATTGTCAAGCACCTTGCGGCATCGAACATTTGTAACCATATCAGTTCCGAATTTCTGGATGTCAAGCCGGACTATCGTCTTGAAGGAAGTGTGGAAGCCCTTGAAAAATACGATGCCACTGATGTCTTTTATGCACACCTGGCCATGTCGTTCAAACTGGTTCGGGTCATAGACGGGCAGCAGGTCTGGGACTATTCGTTCGATCAGAGGAAGCAGGTTTACCAGAAGAAGATGGTCTTTACGATTATGGCTTTTTCTTCGATCATGCAAACTCAGATGGATATAGTGGTAAATCAACTGGATGCCTACTTTTTATCACTGGAAAAAGGTGAAAAACGCAGCCCGCAGGAAACCAGACCTGAAAAGAATTTCAAACCTGTGACCGCAGAACCGGAAACCACCTCCGTTCCGGCTGAAAGGGGATACGAAATAATCCCCGAAAAGAAGATCAAAAGGAAGTAACAGAAGGCAGCATGAATAACAGGATAGCACAACTTGCAGGAGTATTTCTTTTTACCCTGTTCGGAATCGTCTCCTTTTCAAAAGCCCAGGAAAGCACCTGGGAAAGCCCTCCCATAAATACCCAGCTTGAAATGGATGATACGATTGTACCCATCGGGAAAGGGGCGGTGTTCGTTCCCTCCATGACCGACCCGCTCAACGAGCCTGTGTACGGCGTTCTTTCCAACGGACGGATAGTGCAGAATTCCAAAACCGGACACCGCATCGTCCTCGTGCCGGGGACTTATACGGTCGTATACGGCTCGGGAACAACCGACCAGATGATGCAGAAAACCGTCCAGGTGCAGGAAGCTTCAACCACCGTGGTCAAACCCGACTGGTCGGGACTGGTTATAGATGTCATAAACGAAACACGTTTAGAAACCCGTGAATACTATGAGCTTTTCAGTCTCACCACCGGGGCCGCGTACGGTATCGGACAGGGAGTGGAGGAGGGATTGAATGAAAAACTGCGTACCTGGATTTTACCGCCGGGAACCTACAAAGTTGTCAAACCCGGGGACAACATCAATGCGGTGATAAATTTCGGCACCATACGGCTTTTGCCCGGGGAACTGATCCGCGCCACCCTGGTTATCGATTCCAAGACCTTCAATTTTCTCGGATTCGGCTTTCTCACTACAACACGCATGGGTCCCAGACTGAACCATAAATGGAACAGCCGGAGCGAGCTTTCCGGAAATGCCCTCCTGAACTATATACCGTCCGGGCTGTCTCCAACGGAAAGCAATACCAATGCCACAGCCACCTTCCAATGGCTTACCGATGCCCGGTATGAATCGGGAAATCATATCTTTCCGGTCTGGTCGAACATAGAGGAGGGATTGTCGCTGCAAGGAAGCAAGGATATTCGCAAATACATAGACCGTGCCGAGCTTCGCCTGACCTATATCTATCGTTTCAACGATTTCATCAATCCTTACCTCCGATTCAGTGCGGGAAGCAGTTTTTTCCGTACAACGCATCGCTTTGACAGCCCAACAAATTACAGCGAGGTGGATGCAAAAGGCGATACGGTCAGAACGGTTCATGGGGCGGACAATATCAAACTCTCCTTCCCGTTCAGTCCGATTCAACTGAAACAGGGATTCGGCGCCACTTCCACACTCATCAAAACCGTTCCCGTCAATATCAGCCTGAGAAGCGGGTTCGGCGCCCGTCAGACCTTCGCCCGTGGGGCATTTGTCTTCAACAAGGACACCAACATCCTTGTTCCGGTGGTCGAAACCAATCTGACAGGTGTGGAATGGCTCCTGCTCGGGGACATGCGGTTTAAAGGATATGCGCTGGTTACCACACAGTTCGATCTCCTTACCCCCAAACCCAGTAGAAGCACCTGGATCTACGATGGTGAAGTCAGAATACGGTTTAACCTAACCGGCAACATCAGCCTCCTTCTAACTATCGAGTATTTCAAAAACGAGACGGTGAATAAAGTACAGAGCAGCTATCAGACACTTCTCCGTTTCTCCAAATACCTCTGAGGCTTTCCATGGATTCTGAGAACGACAAACCCACCCTGGTTCTCCGGGGTGAGGAACTTTTGATTAGCGGAAGCCTTAAAGCCTCCACCATCG
Proteins encoded in this region:
- a CDS encoding MlaD family protein, with product MATKAQKIRLSIFLILSGAVFLIFFFILVGGQFLKRTDAYHIIYHDISITGLESGASVKLNGVPVGRVIGLFAKSAAEVQVDIEVAHGTPIASDTQAVLNYIGVTGLKYVELSGGTAAAPVLPPGGNINAGQSLLDIVSGQANVIIGKLEMALNNLNAMTGPQTTQNLQNGLTSFAGVAAQLDTLFMFNRINLTYAITHADTVMMQLSAAAVKLDNAVTTANNILKSGDIQTTAANLRKITNTVQARLDSMKLVELSNELRNVLVNTNSMVTHYDILAVRGRDDILRALRNMEEALDNFREITDIIRENPSILIRGRTTSQDRPE
- a CDS encoding ABC-type transport auxiliary lipoprotein family protein, coding for MKKTISWYILIFFTLLGLALFISCGFLGTTIPTRSYYIISYNPQPKTPPGSLRPYPYSLEVERFFVQRIFNNQKIAYRFSPEELQYFENEQWAVRPEYMIADVIVKHLAASNICNHISSEFLDVKPDYRLEGSVEALEKYDATDVFYAHLAMSFKLVRVIDGQQVWDYSFDQRKQVYQKKMVFTIMAFSSIMQTQMDIVVNQLDAYFLSLEKGEKRSPQETRPEKNFKPVTAEPETTSVPAERGYEIIPEKKIKRK